A section of the Cloacibacillus sp. An23 genome encodes:
- a CDS encoding aromatic amino acid ammonia-lyase, which produces MEHTLTNIPKVGWADTIQSVTLGTKSLSLEEFVAVARYNAKLTLSQEYLERVFQSRALVEKFLDENRAIYGLTTGFGDNVRTVIPQEEAVHLQINILRSHAASVGKPMSPECVRATWLMQLLSLGRGVSGIRPQMLSLIVSCLNANIIPYAPGEGSIQSLSVEANINLVLIGEGQAWYNGELLPGAAALNKAGLKPLAPACKEGLCLTNGINGATGITLIALYDSMVGAQTADIAAAMAYEALRGTIKGCDARLHALKHHSEQQGSAENIRNILADSRIMAKYMDSRVQDPYILRSIPQVHGAAKRFLKDAATSLIREMASCNDNPIVWPNGNGDGEGLMGANFDGTYVGAYADTICIADANLGKFSERRTDRLTNRHFSGGYPPFLADNPGVNNCYMIVQYTAAGLVSEIRNLCIPATGDSIPVSANWEDPIPMAWWAAIKSKAVSEKLEYLIAIEIMVHTRAFDLTDTKVHGTFASATIDVHDLVRSKVPYITGDRYFGSDIETTYQMVKSGEVLKTVEKRVGKLIF; this is translated from the coding sequence ATGGAGCATACATTGACCAATATTCCTAAAGTCGGATGGGCAGACACGATACAGAGTGTTACTTTAGGAACGAAGTCGTTGTCACTGGAAGAATTTGTGGCGGTGGCTAGATACAACGCTAAATTAACGCTTTCTCAAGAGTATTTGGAAAGAGTCTTCCAGTCTAGAGCGTTAGTTGAAAAATTCCTCGACGAGAATAGAGCTATTTACGGGCTTACGACAGGGTTTGGAGATAATGTCAGAACTGTAATACCACAAGAGGAAGCGGTGCATCTGCAGATCAATATTTTGCGATCTCACGCTGCTTCTGTGGGCAAGCCCATGTCACCGGAGTGCGTAAGGGCTACTTGGCTCATGCAGTTGTTGAGTTTAGGTCGCGGGGTCTCGGGAATACGTCCGCAGATGCTTTCTCTTATTGTGTCGTGTCTTAATGCAAACATAATTCCCTATGCGCCAGGTGAAGGTTCAATTCAGTCTCTCTCTGTAGAGGCAAATATAAATCTTGTCCTCATAGGGGAGGGACAGGCATGGTATAACGGAGAACTGCTTCCTGGGGCTGCAGCATTAAACAAAGCAGGGTTAAAACCATTGGCCCCAGCTTGTAAAGAAGGGCTATGCCTGACAAATGGGATTAACGGCGCTACTGGTATCACTTTGATAGCGCTATATGACAGTATGGTTGGAGCTCAGACAGCCGATATCGCAGCTGCTATGGCTTACGAAGCTCTACGCGGTACGATAAAAGGATGCGACGCAAGGTTGCACGCGCTTAAACACCATTCAGAGCAGCAAGGCAGTGCAGAGAACATAAGAAACATTTTGGCCGACAGCAGAATTATGGCTAAGTATATGGATTCAAGAGTGCAGGATCCATATATACTACGATCAATACCCCAAGTACATGGAGCTGCAAAGCGTTTTTTAAAAGATGCAGCTACGTCCTTGATTCGTGAAATGGCATCGTGTAACGATAACCCCATAGTTTGGCCAAATGGTAACGGAGATGGAGAAGGTCTAATGGGGGCAAATTTTGATGGAACTTATGTAGGTGCTTATGCCGACACTATCTGTATAGCCGACGCTAACCTAGGTAAGTTCTCAGAGCGAAGGACGGACCGCCTTACCAATAGACATTTCAGTGGAGGGTATCCTCCATTTTTAGCGGACAATCCTGGAGTGAACAACTGCTACATGATTGTCCAATATACCGCGGCAGGTCTGGTAAGCGAAATAAGAAATCTCTGCATCCCAGCTACCGGTGACAGCATACCTGTTAGCGCAAACTGGGAAGACCCTATACCTATGGCATGGTGGGCAGCTATTAAGTCTAAAGCTGTGTCGGAAAAATTGGAATACTTAATTGCAATTGAAATTATGGTGCATACTAGGGCATTCGATTTGACTGACACTAAAGTACACGGGACTTTTGCAAGTGCCACTATAGACGTACATGATCTAGTAAGATCAAAAGTGCCATATATAACTGGCGACAGGTATTTTGGCTCAGACATAGAAACGACCTATCAGATGGTAAAAAGCGGAGAAGTCCTCAAAACAGTAGAAAAACGTGTAGGTAAACTTATATTTTAG